Genomic segment of Myxococcaceae bacterium JPH2:
TAGGCAATCACCGAATGCAGCCGCTTGGCGTCCTCGAACTCCAGCTCCTCCAGACGCGCCTCGGCGGCGTCCGCGTCCGCGTGCTTCGGGTTGGCGCGCAGGAAGTCGCGGTAGCCCTGCACGGTGTCCACCTGGGTCGCGCGCTCGTACGCAGAGGGCACACACCCGGAGGCCAGCAGCAGGACGACAAGGGCACGGCGAAGTCGTGGCATTCGCGTCCAGCCATACCCCACCCGCCCCGCGCGGCAAACCCGAGGCCCGCCGTTCGGCTGGCTGGGTAGGTTTTTTGACGACACACCGAGCTGGGCCGAGCATCGGCACCCAGGACGCTACAGGGAGGTTGTCATGAGGCTGGGCGCGCTGCTGGCGATCATCGCGGTGACGACGGGCTGTGCCACGGGCTCACCCGTGGGCGGCTGGGTGGCCGCCGAGCCCGTCCGCTACCGGTCCGCGTCTCCCCCGGCCTTCCCCCGCGCGCCGCTGTCGGAGGACGTCCCCGCCACGCCGCCGCAGGTGGCTCGCCGGCCTCAGCGCCCGGCACCTGCTCCGGTGAAGACCTCGAAGCCCGGGGTTGCTCAGCGGCCCCGCGCCACTCCGCCCGCTCGGCAGGAGGCCCCGCGCCCCGCCCCTCGCGATCCGCGCGAGGTCGTGCTCGGCACGGCGCGGGGACTGGTGGGCCAACCCCAGGTCGTCGTGGGCGGGCGGACGTTCCCCTCGGACTGCACCGGGCTGGTGGAGGCCACCTATGCCCAGGCGGGCCTCTCCTTCCGAGGCAGCATCAAGCCGGGCGACAACGGCGTCACCGCGCTCTACCGCTACGCGAGGGCCCACGGCCGCGTGTACACGGACGGCCGTCCCGTCCCCGGAGACCTCGTCTTCTTCCGCGAGACGTACGATCAGAACCGCGATGGCCGCCGCAACGACGGGCTCACCCACGTGGGCCTGGTGGACACGGTGGGCTCGGACGGCACCGTGGTGGTCATCCACCGGGTGAAGCGCGGCGTCGTGCGCTACCGGATGAACCTGGAGCGCCCCAACCTGCCGAGGGATCCGAAGACGGGCGCGGTGCTCAACGACATGCTGCGCAACCCGGGCCCGGGCCAGCCGCACGTGCTCACCGGGCAGCTCTTCGCCTCGTTCGGCAGCGTGCTGCCCGCGTCGTCTCGGCCCCTCGCGGTCGCGGCGCGATAAGCGCAGCGAGCCTCACGAAGCGCGCGCGGTGCGGTCCCACGCCGCGCGCTGCGAGTTGCGCACGAAGCGCCAGAAGCCCACCACGATGGCCAGGTTCATGGTGACGAAGTAGTAGGCGACCGACGCCACCCGCTTCGCCGTGCCGCGCTTGAGCACCCCTTCCCTGCCGAGCAGCGCGAGCGCGTAGAACAGCACCTGGCCGAACAGCGTCACCCGGTAGAACGTCTGCTGGAGCAGGAAGAGGTTGGCCACCAGCGCGGCGGCCATCAGCGCGGGAGCGCACCAGCGCAGCAGCTTGTGCGACCAGAACGCGAACGCCGGGAAGCCCGCGGTCGGCAACAGGAGCCCCGGCACCATGCGGAGACTCTGGAAGTTGCCAGCGGCGATGCGGGCGCGACGGCCGAACTCCTTGCCGTAGTCCTCCGTCGTCTCCTCGTGCGCGACGGCCTCTTCCTCGTAGACGACCTTGAAGCCCTTCTCGAGGATGCGCAGCGGAATCACGAAGTCATCCACGATGGTGGACGGCGGAAGCAGGGTGAAGAGCGTGCGACGGATGGCGTACAGCCCCCCGTTGGCACCTACCACCGCGCCCCGTCGTCCCTCGTACAGCTTGATGAGGGACTCGTAGCTCCAGTAGGCGCTCTCTTCGTAGTCCTGCTTCGTGGGGTTGTAGAGCTTGAGCTTGCCGCAGACGGCGCCGACCTCGGGGTCCTCGAAGTGGCGGACGATCCGCCGCACCGCCTCCGCGTCGATCATCGTGTTCGCGTCCGAGAGCAGCACGATGTCTCCTCGCGCTGTCGGAATGCAGCGGTTGAGCACCGTCGTCTTGCCCGCGCGCGGCGCCGGAGACAAACGCACCCGCTCATCTCGGCACTGGCTCACCAGTTCGTCCGTCCCATCGGATGAGCCATCCGAGCCGATCAACACCTCGAAGCGGTCCACCGGATAGTCGAGCGCCAGGCTGTTCTCGAGCTTCTGCTCGATGCACGACGCCTCGTTGTAGGCCGCGACGACGAGGCTGACCGTGGGCAGTGGCCCCATCGCCCGCTCGCTCGGCGCCTCGTCCTTGGAGCGCATGCGCCGGATGTCCTGGGCGACACGCGCGATGCCTTCGAGGACGAACAGGCACAAGGGATAGAGAAAATACGTGTGCGCGAGCAGCAGCGCCGAGCACCAGAAGAAGACCTCCGCCATCACCTTGCCTCCCGAACCCCGGCCTTCGAAGCCGCCAGGGAGGCAGCAAGACGCGTGCCCGTGCCGTCAGGCGCAAGCCCCCGCAATCCGGCCTCCACGCGAGGAGACCGCGGGCGCGGCCTGCACTTTCTCCAGGGCTAGGGCGTGGCGGGACGCGCGAGCGTCGGGGTGACGTCATCCAGCAGCCGGCGCGCCAGCTCGTGCTTGTTGTTGAGCGCCAGCACCTCGTCCAGCAGCGCCTTCGCGGCGGCGTCATCGCGCAGCTTCATCGCCAGCCGAGCACCCAGCACATAGGCGCGCATCAACGTCGGATCCCGCTCGCGCAGGGCTTGGAGCTCGGCGACCGTGACCGCGAGGGACTCGGGCGGAGAGCCGCCGTTGAGTCCGTATTCGGCGCGGACCAGCACGCTCCAACTGGGCGCGGACTCCACTTGCCGCAGGCGCTCGGAGAGCCCCAGCGCTTGCCCCGCGCCGGTGACGGCCGCGTGGACTGCCTGGGCTTTGACCCGTGCTGCCACGGCCGATGCGGGCTCCACCTCGGGGGCCGCGCGAACGGACTGCATCAGCGCTTCGAGTTCCTGGGTCCGCTCGACAATCGACACCCGAAGCGTCTCCGCGTCGCGACCGAGCGCGGTCCGCTCCTCGGTGAGGGCGTTGACGCGCGCCTGCCAGTCCACCACCGCCCGAGTCCGCTCGAGTTCCGCGATGCGTCGAGCGATCAACTCAGCGCGCCACCGGAGGCGCTCGGCTTCCGCCTTCGAGTCATCGAGCCGCAGCGCGAGCGCCACGGCAAGCTCGGCCTGCGCCTCGGCGTAGCGCGGTGTGGAGGTGGTCAGCGCACGCAGTCCTTGGATGGCTTGCTCGCGGGAAGCGGCATCGTCGCGCCGCAGCAGCGCCACGGTCCGGTCCTTCTCCTTCACCGCCTCCACGGGCATGTCCGCGTTGCGATCGCGCCACGCGGGGTACGCAAGGAAGGTGCTCAACCCCAAGCCCGCCACGACAGCGAGCCCCCACAACAATCGCTCCCAGGACAACCGGCTCCCGCTGCCCCGAGACGTGTCGACGGAATCGACGCGCACCGCGGCGAGCAGCTCAGGAGGCAAGTCCACCGAGCCACGGCGAGACACACCCGACCGAGCGCCCGAGGACGACGGACTCTCGACAGCGGGCAGCGGCGCGAACGGGCGCAGCGTGTCCGAGCCCACCGGGGACGGCGGCTCGTATGGAAGCCGCACGCTCGAATCCGCCGAGTGCGCGGGGGCGCCGAAGATGGCGGTTCGCCGCACATCGGGAGTGGACGGAAGCCCGAGTCCGGCCTGGACCTCGGGCGGCAAGGCGATGGAACCCGAAGGCGAGGCCCCTTGCGAACCCGCGGTGTTCCCGAAGATGCGCGTGGTGTTTCCCGGCACGGGCGCGGCGCTGCGTGGGGACAAGTCCGAGAGCGCGCCGAAGACGTTCGTCCCGTGCCCCGGCGTCGTGCCTCCCGTCTGCGCTACGGCCCCGAAGACGTTCGTCCCGTGCCCCGGCGCGGCGCTGCGCGCAGACAGGTCCGAGAGCGAACCGAACACGTGGGTCCCGTGTCCTGGCGCCGCGGCTCCGGAAGTTGCACCGGCGCCCGTCGGCGCGACTGCTCCGAAGACGTTCGTCGCGTTGCCGGCAGACGCACCACCGGGCGCAACGCTGGAGCCAGTCGGCGCCACGGCTCCGAACACATTCGTTGCGTTGCTCGGTGACGTCGCGCCGTGCCCGGAACGAGCGTCGAGTGCACCGAAGACATTCGTCTTGTTGCCCGGAGCCACTCCACTCGGGTTCGGCGCACCGCCCACCGGCGACAACACTCCGTAGCCTTGCGTCTTCCCCAGTGGCGCCAGCCCCTCATCCGAGCGCACCGCCCCGAACGACTGGGTCCTGTCCACCGCGATCGCCCTGGCGTCCCGCGCGGGCACGGCCCCAAAGCCCTGCGTCGCGTTCGGCACGGGCGTCGCGCCCGACTGGAGCGCCGAGCCAAAAATCTGCGTGGACCGCACACCGGACGCCGGAGTCCCGAACGCCAGCGTCGAGTCCCCGACGCGCTCAACAGAACCCGGAACCGGCGTGGTCGCGCCCGCCATCGGCATCACGCCGACGAGCTGAGCCCCCGGAGGCGCCGCCACGAAGACATGGCGACACTCCGTGCACTGGACCGACGTGCCCCCTGGCGGAAGGAGTCGAGGGTCCAGGACATACTGCATCGAGCACTGGGGGCAGGCGATCTCCACGATGTGTGCTTACCACACGGCCTCATCGACCGCCGACGGCCCCAGGTCCGTGACCGCACGCAGGGTCTCCAACCGAGCCGGACCCACGCCCGCCACCGCGTCCACCTGCGTCCAGTCCGTGAACCCACCCCGCGCGGCTCGTGCCTCCACGAGACTCCGAGCCAGCCGCGACCCCACGCCTGGGAGTCGCGCCAGCTCCGACTCCAGCGCGCGGTTGAGATCCAACTTCCGCCCGAGCGCGAGCGCCTGACCTCCCGTGGGCACCTCGCCCGGGCCGCACGTCGCCACGCCGTCGGACGTCAGCCGCACGTCCGCTGACGCACACTCCAACGACGTGGCCTGTGACGGCCACGTCCAGCGAGCCACCCACCCCACTCCCACCAACCCCGATGCGACGACCGCGAGCGCGGCGGTGCGGCTCGCCACCCGTCAGGCCTTCTCGCCCTTCAGGGCCGTGGCCTCGGAGACCGTCGACTCCGAACCCGAGACCGCGTCCAACCCGAAGGCCGTGTGCAGCGCACGCACCGCCAGCTCCGTGTACTTGGCGTGCACCACGCACGAGACCTTGATCTCCGACGTGGAGATCATCTGGATGTTGATGCCCTCCTTCGAGAGGATCTGGAACATCCGCGCCGCCACGCCGGAGTGGTTGCGCATCCCCACGCCCACGATGGACACCTTGGCGATCTGGTCGTCCACCGCGACGCCCTCCGCCTTGATGCTCTTGGCGACCTTCTTCACCAGCTCCGACGCCTTGACGAAGTCCGCCTTGCCCACCGTGAAGCTCAGGTCGGTGCGGCCATCCTTCGACGCGTTCTGGACGATGAGGTCCACCACGATGGTCTTGTCATCGAGCGCGCCAAAGAGCTTCGCCGCCACCCCCGGCGTATCCGGCACGCCCCAGACGGTGATCTTCGCCTCGTTCTTGTCATAGGCGATGCCGCTGACCAGCACCTCCTCCATGGACTTGTCCTCCTCGCACACGAGCGTGCCCGGGTCCTGGGTGAAGGACGACTTCACCCAGAGCGGGACCTTGTACTTCATCGCGAATTCCACCGAACGGATCTGCAACACCTTCGCGCCCACGCTCGCCAGCTCCAACATCTCCTCGTAGGAGATGCGATCCAGCTTGCGCGCGGCGGGCACCACGTTGGGGTCCGTGGTGTAGACGCCATCGACGTCCGTATAGATTTCACACGCGTCGGCCTTGAGCGCGGCCGCCAGCGCCACCGCCGTCGTGTCCGAGCCACCGCGCCCCAGCGTGGTGATGTTCCCCGCCTCGTCCACGCCCTGGAAGCCCGCCACCACCACGATCTGTTTCTTCTTCAGCGCCGCGTGGATGCGCTCGCCGTCGATGCTCTTGATGCGGGCCTTCGCGTGCGTGCTGTCCGTGAGGATGCGCACCTGGTGGCCCATGAAGCTCATGGCCTTGCCGCGCTGCGCATGGATGGCCATCGCCACGAGGCCGATGGACACCTGCTCGCCCGTGGCCACCACCACGTCCTGCTCGCGCTCACTCGGACGGTCGGTGATCTGCGCCACGAGTTTGAGCAGGCGGTTCGTCTCTCCGGACATCGCGGACACGACCACCACCACGTCATGACCGGCTTTCTGCGCCGCGATGCAGCGACGCGCCACGTTCTTCATCCGCTCGGTGTCACCGACCGAGGTGCCGCCATACTTTTGGACGATGAGGGCCACGGTGCCTCTTTCCTCCCTGGACAGACCGGCGGGACGGTAGAAGGGGTTGGCTTCGGGTGTAAAGCGCCCGCTGCCCTCCCCGCGCGTTTGAGCTAGCGTTCGCGCCCTTTCGCACACTGCAATCCTGGAGCACCCCGATATGTCCCGCCCCCGCGTCCTTGTCGATGGCGACACCCTGAAGCTGGAAGAGATCCTCCAGGTGGCCCGCAACGAAGCGACGGTCGAGCTGGCCCCCGAGGCCGCCGCCCGCGTGGCCGCCTCCCGTGCCCTCGTGGACCGCGTCGCCGCCGGCGACACCCCGTCCTACGGCATCAACACCGGCTTTGGCACCCTCGCCGAGGTCCGCATCGACAAGAAGGATCTGCGCGACCTTCAGCGCAACCTCATCCTGTCGCACGCGTGCGGCGTGGGCACCCCGCTGCCCATCCCCGAGGCCCGCGCCCTGTTGCTGCTTCGTTGCAATGTGCTCGCGAAGGGCTACTCGGGCATCCGCCCCGAGACGCTCGGGCTGGCGCTGGAGATGCTCAACCGCGACGTGGTGCCGGTGGTGCCCGAGCGCGGCAGCGTGGGCGCGTCCGGAGACCTCGCGCCCCTGGCGCACCTGGCGCTCGTCTTCATCGGCGAGGGCGAGGCGTACTTCCAGGGCCAGCGGCTGCCCGCGACCCAGGCGCTGAGCCGCGCGGGCCTCAAGCCCGTCATCCTGGAGGCGAAGGAAGGCCTCGCGCTCGTCAACGGCACCCAGGCCATGTGCGCGGTGGGCACGCTGCTCCAGCTCCGCGCCGAGAGCCTCTCGCAGCTCGCGGACGTGGCCGGCGCCATGACGCTGGAGGCGCTGCTGGGCAGCCACAAGCCCTTCATCCCCGAGATCCATCTGGTGCGCGCGCACCCGGGCCAGCAGGCCTGCGCCGCGCACCTGCGCCGCATCCTCCAGGGCAGCGAGCTGGTAGAGACGCACGTCAACTGCAGCAAGGTGCAGGACCCCTACTCGCTGCGCTGCATGCCCCAGGTGCACGGCGCCGCGCGCGATGGCCTGTCCTTCTCCCGCCGCGTGCTGGAGGTGGAGGTCAACAGCGCCACCGACAACCCGCTCGTGTTCACCGAGTCGGAGAAGATCGTCTCCGGCGGCAACTTCCACGGCCAGCCCATCTCGCTCGCGCTGGACGTGGTGGCCATGGCGCTCACCCAGCTCTCCTCCATCAGCGAGCGGCGCGTGGAGCAGCTGGTGAACCCGTCGCTGTCGGGCCTGCCCGCGTTCCTCGCGAAGAACTCCGGCCTCAACTCGGGCTTCATGATCGCCCAGGTGACGAGCGCGGCGCTGGTGGCCGAGTCGCGCGTGCTCAGCCATCCCGCCTCGGTGGACTCCATCCCGTCGTCCGCGGGCCGCGAGGACCACGTGTCCATGGGCATGACGGCGGCGCTCAAGGGACGTCAGGTCTCCGAGTTCACGCGTTCGTGCATTGCCATCGAGACGCTGGTGGCGGCGCAGGCGCTGGACTTCCGCCTGCCGGTGAAGCCGGGCAAGGGCGCGCTCGCCGCGTACGAGCTGGTGCGCAGCAAGGTGCCGCACATGGACCGCGACCGCGAGCTGCACAAGGACATCGAGGCCGTCACCGCCCTGATCGACTCGGGCGAGCTGCTGGCCGCCGTCCGCTCCGCCACGGCGTGAGCCCAAGGGTGCCCGCGCGCCTCCTGGGCGGGCAGGCACCCTGAATCCCCAAGGAAGTCGGGAAGTTGAGAGACCGGCCGAGCGCGTGTTACGACCCTCGGCCAGTCCCCCTCAAGCTTTCTTCCGTCTCTGGAGCCCGCTTCCCATGAGCGAGAACAACGACGTCACGCGGCCCGCCCCTGCCGCGCCGCAGCGGCCCGAGTCTGTCCGGCCCGCCAGCGCGACCGAGGCGCTCGCCCAGGCGGTGACGACCCTTCCCGCGGCCACGCCCGCCAGCGTCGAGGACGACGCCCGGGAGCGCATCGCGTCGCTGGAGCGCGAGGCCAAGGCGGTCGCCTCGACGGATCCGCAGACCGCGTCGCTCCTCTTCCACGAGGTGGGCCTGCTCTGGGAAGAGCCGCTGAAGAACCCGCGCAACGCGGCGGTGGCCTTCCAGAACGCCTACAAGATGGCGCCCCGGTTCCTG
This window contains:
- a CDS encoding C40 family peptidase — its product is MRLGALLAIIAVTTGCATGSPVGGWVAAEPVRYRSASPPAFPRAPLSEDVPATPPQVARRPQRPAPAPVKTSKPGVAQRPRATPPARQEAPRPAPRDPREVVLGTARGLVGQPQVVVGGRTFPSDCTGLVEATYAQAGLSFRGSIKPGDNGVTALYRYARAHGRVYTDGRPVPGDLVFFRETYDQNRDGRRNDGLTHVGLVDTVGSDGTVVVIHRVKRGVVRYRMNLERPNLPRDPKTGAVLNDMLRNPGPGQPHVLTGQLFASFGSVLPASSRPLAVAAR
- a CDS encoding glycosyltransferase family 2 protein; amino-acid sequence: MAEVFFWCSALLLAHTYFLYPLCLFVLEGIARVAQDIRRMRSKDEAPSERAMGPLPTVSLVVAAYNEASCIEQKLENSLALDYPVDRFEVLIGSDGSSDGTDELVSQCRDERVRLSPAPRAGKTTVLNRCIPTARGDIVLLSDANTMIDAEAVRRIVRHFEDPEVGAVCGKLKLYNPTKQDYEESAYWSYESLIKLYEGRRGAVVGANGGLYAIRRTLFTLLPPSTIVDDFVIPLRILEKGFKVVYEEEAVAHEETTEDYGKEFGRRARIAAGNFQSLRMVPGLLLPTAGFPAFAFWSHKLLRWCAPALMAAALVANLFLLQQTFYRVTLFGQVLFYALALLGREGVLKRGTAKRVASVAYYFVTMNLAIVVGFWRFVRNSQRAAWDRTARAS
- a CDS encoding zinc-ribbon domain-containing protein, coding for MEIACPQCSMQYVLDPRLLPPGGTSVQCTECRHVFVAAPPGAQLVGVMPMAGATTPVPGSVERVGDSTLAFGTPASGVRSTQIFGSALQSGATPVPNATQGFGAVPARDARAIAVDRTQSFGAVRSDEGLAPLGKTQGYGVLSPVGGAPNPSGVAPGNKTNVFGALDARSGHGATSPSNATNVFGAVAPTGSSVAPGGASAGNATNVFGAVAPTGAGATSGAAAPGHGTHVFGSLSDLSARSAAPGHGTNVFGAVAQTGGTTPGHGTNVFGALSDLSPRSAAPVPGNTTRIFGNTAGSQGASPSGSIALPPEVQAGLGLPSTPDVRRTAIFGAPAHSADSSVRLPYEPPSPVGSDTLRPFAPLPAVESPSSSGARSGVSRRGSVDLPPELLAAVRVDSVDTSRGSGSRLSWERLLWGLAVVAGLGLSTFLAYPAWRDRNADMPVEAVKEKDRTVALLRRDDAASREQAIQGLRALTTSTPRYAEAQAELAVALALRLDDSKAEAERLRWRAELIARRIAELERTRAVVDWQARVNALTEERTALGRDAETLRVSIVERTQELEALMQSVRAAPEVEPASAVAARVKAQAVHAAVTGAGQALGLSERLRQVESAPSWSVLVRAEYGLNGGSPPESLAVTVAELQALRERDPTLMRAYVLGARLAMKLRDDAAAKALLDEVLALNNKHELARRLLDDVTPTLARPATP
- a CDS encoding helix-hairpin-helix domain-containing protein, which codes for MASRTAALAVVASGLVGVGWVARWTWPSQATSLECASADVRLTSDGVATCGPGEVPTGGQALALGRKLDLNRALESELARLPGVGSRLARSLVEARAARGGFTDWTQVDAVAGVGPARLETLRAVTDLGPSAVDEAVW
- a CDS encoding aspartate kinase, coding for MALIVQKYGGTSVGDTERMKNVARRCIAAQKAGHDVVVVVSAMSGETNRLLKLVAQITDRPSEREQDVVVATGEQVSIGLVAMAIHAQRGKAMSFMGHQVRILTDSTHAKARIKSIDGERIHAALKKKQIVVVAGFQGVDEAGNITTLGRGGSDTTAVALAAALKADACEIYTDVDGVYTTDPNVVPAARKLDRISYEEMLELASVGAKVLQIRSVEFAMKYKVPLWVKSSFTQDPGTLVCEEDKSMEEVLVSGIAYDKNEAKITVWGVPDTPGVAAKLFGALDDKTIVVDLIVQNASKDGRTDLSFTVGKADFVKASELVKKVAKSIKAEGVAVDDQIAKVSIVGVGMRNHSGVAARMFQILSKEGINIQMISTSEIKVSCVVHAKYTELAVRALHTAFGLDAVSGSESTVSEATALKGEKA
- the hutH gene encoding histidine ammonia-lyase; protein product: MSRPRVLVDGDTLKLEEILQVARNEATVELAPEAAARVAASRALVDRVAAGDTPSYGINTGFGTLAEVRIDKKDLRDLQRNLILSHACGVGTPLPIPEARALLLLRCNVLAKGYSGIRPETLGLALEMLNRDVVPVVPERGSVGASGDLAPLAHLALVFIGEGEAYFQGQRLPATQALSRAGLKPVILEAKEGLALVNGTQAMCAVGTLLQLRAESLSQLADVAGAMTLEALLGSHKPFIPEIHLVRAHPGQQACAAHLRRILQGSELVETHVNCSKVQDPYSLRCMPQVHGAARDGLSFSRRVLEVEVNSATDNPLVFTESEKIVSGGNFHGQPISLALDVVAMALTQLSSISERRVEQLVNPSLSGLPAFLAKNSGLNSGFMIAQVTSAALVAESRVLSHPASVDSIPSSAGREDHVSMGMTAALKGRQVSEFTRSCIAIETLVAAQALDFRLPVKPGKGALAAYELVRSKVPHMDRDRELHKDIEAVTALIDSGELLAAVRSATA